A single window of Hymenobacter sp. APR13 DNA harbors:
- a CDS encoding DUF5686 and carboxypeptidase-like regulatory domain-containing protein: MLLPYRYHFLLLLLLLAGAGSTQAQQLLLTGRITEAATGKPVPFASVFVPGTTAGATADENGRYTLSTAPADTVVASAMGFAALKKPIRQQAARQTIDFALGAGAVSLGEVVVRPRENPAYAIMRRVQQQKPRNNKAQLDAFEFDSYNRTEISLNNLPSELSNRKVLRQMTAVADSLGLERGANGKPVVPIFATEIDSRYYVLRQPLRRREEIRHSRMRGMAPREGSVISQVTGSSFQDWDFYRNWQQIMGKDFVSPIADGWKFSYEYELQDSVFIGKDYCYQLAVTPRRAQDLAFTGTIWITADSYALRRIDVYVSPEANLNFIDQIKVKQDLTPTAAGPWLPLQTRVVVGIRPLQQSTGVVARFVTINSNFEAQKEHPLAFYDRPLETLAAPVGPASKEPDNFFELNRPDTLSVQEQRTLMVLDSVRKLPAVRSLLEVADVVVNGYYRVGKFDLGPVLATVGYNNIEGLRPRIGFRTTPEISRDWTVRAYLAYGLRDGRFKYGARATHVLDRRSWTTVGFEYRHDLDQVALLDNDYALENPLFEASARLGNIDNGRPILRDLSALSLQSDLFRGFTQKVTFRHQQFRPLYRFAYYTGDVRVGAPTDDQFSLSEIVLESRYAPDEVLVQNENQNRRTSFGLKRLPITTLRYTLGLNCFLGGDFRYHKLNLLVEQSVRLGQLGRSTYTLDAGYIPSTVPYPVLKTHLGNQSPFYNAGAYNLMRFFEFVSDRYVALRLDHRFEGFLLNSVPAIRQLNWRLVATGNVLYGGVARANDAIIPQLDPASGEPLPRFQPLGRLPYTEVGYGVENIFRVARVDFLHRLTYRNSPGARNFGVKFSLQFSL; the protein is encoded by the coding sequence TTGTTGCTTCCTTACCGCTACCACTTTCTGTTGTTGCTTTTGCTGCTGGCCGGCGCCGGTTCAACCCAGGCCCAGCAGCTGCTGCTGACCGGCCGCATTACGGAGGCCGCCACGGGCAAGCCGGTGCCATTCGCGTCGGTGTTCGTGCCCGGCACCACGGCCGGCGCCACCGCCGATGAAAACGGCCGCTACACCCTCAGCACCGCCCCGGCCGACACGGTGGTGGCTTCGGCCATGGGCTTTGCGGCCCTGAAAAAACCCATCCGGCAGCAGGCCGCGCGCCAGACCATCGACTTTGCGCTGGGCGCCGGGGCCGTGAGCTTGGGCGAGGTGGTGGTGCGGCCCCGCGAGAATCCGGCCTACGCCATCATGCGGCGCGTGCAGCAGCAGAAACCCCGCAACAACAAGGCCCAGCTGGATGCCTTCGAGTTCGACTCTTACAACCGCACCGAAATCAGCCTCAACAACCTGCCCTCGGAGCTGAGCAACCGCAAGGTGCTGCGCCAGATGACGGCCGTGGCCGACAGCCTGGGGCTGGAGCGCGGCGCCAACGGCAAGCCAGTGGTGCCCATCTTCGCCACCGAAATCGACTCGCGCTACTACGTGCTGCGCCAGCCGCTGCGCCGCCGCGAGGAAATCCGGCACAGCCGTATGCGCGGCATGGCCCCGCGCGAGGGCTCGGTGATTTCGCAGGTCACGGGCTCCTCGTTTCAGGACTGGGACTTCTACCGCAACTGGCAGCAAATCATGGGCAAGGACTTCGTGTCGCCGATTGCCGACGGCTGGAAGTTCTCCTACGAGTACGAGCTGCAGGACTCGGTTTTCATTGGCAAAGACTACTGCTACCAGCTGGCCGTGACGCCGCGCCGCGCCCAGGACCTGGCCTTCACGGGCACCATCTGGATTACGGCCGACAGCTACGCGCTACGCCGTATCGACGTGTATGTCAGCCCCGAAGCCAACCTCAACTTCATCGACCAAATCAAGGTAAAGCAGGACCTGACGCCCACGGCGGCCGGGCCCTGGCTGCCGCTGCAGACGCGAGTGGTGGTGGGCATCCGGCCCCTCCAGCAAAGCACTGGCGTGGTGGCCCGCTTTGTCACCATCAACTCCAACTTCGAGGCCCAGAAAGAGCACCCGCTGGCTTTCTACGACCGGCCGCTGGAAACCCTGGCTGCCCCGGTGGGCCCGGCCAGCAAAGAGCCCGACAATTTCTTTGAGCTGAACCGGCCCGATACGCTGAGCGTGCAGGAGCAGCGCACCCTGATGGTGCTGGATTCGGTGCGCAAGCTGCCGGCCGTGCGCTCGTTACTGGAGGTGGCTGATGTGGTGGTGAACGGCTACTACCGGGTGGGCAAGTTCGACCTGGGGCCGGTGCTAGCCACCGTGGGCTACAACAACATCGAGGGGCTGCGGCCGCGCATCGGGTTCCGAACCACGCCCGAAATCAGCCGCGACTGGACGGTGCGGGCTTACCTGGCTTACGGCCTGCGCGACGGCCGCTTCAAGTACGGCGCCCGCGCCACCCACGTCCTCGACCGCCGCTCCTGGACCACTGTCGGCTTCGAATACCGCCACGACCTCGACCAAGTGGCCCTGCTCGACAACGATTACGCGCTGGAAAACCCGCTGTTTGAGGCCTCGGCCCGCCTCGGCAACATCGACAACGGCCGGCCTATCCTCCGCGACCTGTCGGCGCTATCGTTGCAGTCGGATCTGTTCCGGGGCTTCACCCAGAAGGTCACGTTCCGGCACCAGCAGTTCCGGCCGCTCTACCGCTTCGCCTACTACACCGGCGACGTGCGCGTGGGCGCCCCCACCGACGACCAGTTCAGCTTGTCGGAAATCGTGCTGGAGTCGCGCTACGCGCCCGACGAGGTGCTGGTGCAGAACGAAAATCAGAACCGCCGCACCTCGTTCGGCCTCAAGCGCCTGCCCATCACCACGCTACGCTACACGCTGGGTCTCAACTGCTTCCTAGGCGGCGACTTCCGCTACCACAAGCTCAACCTGCTGGTGGAGCAGAGCGTGCGCCTGGGCCAGCTGGGCCGCAGCACCTACACGCTCGATGCGGGCTACATTCCGAGCACCGTACCGTATCCGGTGCTCAAAACCCACCTCGGCAACCAGTCGCCGTTCTACAACGCCGGGGCCTACAACCTGATGCGCTTCTTCGAGTTCGTGAGCGACCGGTACGTGGCCCTGCGCCTCGACCACCGTTTCGAGGGCTTCCTGCTGAACTCGGTGCCGGCCATCAGGCAGCTGAACTGGCGCCTAGTGGCCACCGGCAACGTGCTCTACGGCGGCGTAGCCCGCGCTAACGACGCCATCATCCCGCAGCTCGACCCCGCCAGCGGCGAGCCGCTGCCCCGCTTCCAGCCGCTAGGCCGCCTGCCCTACACGGAGGTCGGCTACGGCGTCGAAAACATCTTCCGGGTGGCGCGCGTTGATTTCCTGCACCGCCTCACCTACCGAAACTCGCCGGGAGCCCGTAACTTTGGGGTGAAATTCAGTTTGCAGTTTAGCCTGTAA
- a CDS encoding PA14 domain-containing protein, with amino-acid sequence MLPLSYAAGVAALLLAPLLSPAQTLTPRGLTGTYYRGQNFERAVLTRIDNQLDFEWRKLPPAPGVPAEHFSVRWTGFLEAPVTGQYVLHLTVDDGVRMWLDNQLLFDSWRDQHFTKGQARVRLEAGKRYALRVEYYQNALDSRLLLAWQRPDASITDFFGGQSNIQPIPMSYLWSARPVRVKLATAADTAAFMAARRARITSVPAKAALVIGYRPRPASAPLPKPRPAAPAKPAPRSVGVARPLPPKNDPPALAELGNLARGAAVTLPNLYFAQSTAELLPSSLPTLNELAQTLRRQPGLRLEVAGHTDNVGEAHLNLRLSQQRARVVRRYLVQQGIDSVRLLARGYGGTRPVADNRDPQQRPRNRRVEVVVQ; translated from the coding sequence ATGCTACCACTATCCTACGCCGCCGGGGTTGCCGCCCTGCTCCTGGCTCCGCTCCTCAGCCCCGCTCAAACCCTGACGCCGCGCGGCCTGACGGGCACGTATTACCGGGGGCAGAATTTCGAGCGGGCCGTACTGACGCGCATTGACAACCAGCTGGATTTTGAGTGGCGCAAATTGCCGCCCGCCCCGGGCGTACCGGCCGAGCATTTCTCGGTGCGCTGGACGGGTTTTCTGGAAGCGCCCGTGACGGGCCAGTACGTGCTGCACCTGACCGTGGACGACGGCGTGCGGATGTGGCTGGACAACCAGCTGCTGTTCGACTCCTGGCGCGACCAGCACTTTACCAAGGGCCAAGCCCGCGTGCGGCTGGAGGCCGGGAAGCGCTACGCGCTGCGGGTGGAGTACTACCAGAACGCGCTGGACTCCCGGCTGCTGCTGGCCTGGCAGCGGCCCGACGCGTCGATAACGGATTTCTTCGGCGGGCAGTCCAACATTCAGCCCATTCCAATGAGCTACCTCTGGTCGGCGCGGCCAGTGCGGGTTAAGCTCGCTACCGCCGCCGACACGGCCGCTTTTATGGCCGCCCGGCGGGCCCGTATCACGTCTGTGCCCGCCAAAGCGGCTCTGGTCATCGGCTACCGCCCGCGCCCCGCGTCCGCCCCACTGCCCAAGCCCCGCCCCGCCGCCCCGGCGAAGCCGGCTCCCCGGTCCGTCGGGGTCGCCCGGCCGCTTCCGCCTAAAAACGACCCGCCGGCGCTGGCGGAGCTGGGCAACCTGGCCAGGGGCGCGGCCGTCACGCTGCCCAACCTGTACTTCGCCCAAAGCACAGCGGAGCTGCTGCCCTCCAGCCTTCCTACGCTCAACGAGCTGGCCCAGACGCTGCGCCGCCAGCCCGGCCTGCGCCTGGAAGTGGCCGGCCACACCGATAACGTGGGCGAGGCCCACCTGAACCTGCGCCTCTCCCAGCAGCGGGCCCGGGTGGTGCGCCGCTACCTGGTGCAGCAGGGCATCGACTCGGTGCGGCTGCTGGCGCGGGGCTACGGCGGCACGCGCCCCGTGGCCGACAACCGCGACCCGCAGCAGCGCCCCCGCAACCGCCGGGTGGAAGTGGTGGTGCAGTAG
- the metH gene encoding methionine synthase: MPTVLPAPATTSPLHDILRQRVLILDGAMGTMIQRHTLTEEDFRGTRFADHPKPLRGNNDLLSLTRPDIIRGIHDEYFAAGADMVETNTFSGTTIAQADYALEHIVYELNYESARLARESADAFTALTPDKPRFVAGAVGPTNRTASLSPDVNRPGFRAVTFDELATAYLEQVRGLVDGGSDALLIETIFDTLNAKAALFAVQKFFDEGGKVVPVMISGTITDASGRTLSGQTVEAFWNSIRHLPLLSVGLNCALGADQLKVYIKELSRIADVHISAYPNAGLPNAFGGYDESAQEFAGVVEGYLADGLVTVVGGCCGTTPQHIGELARLAEKYAPRLLPEVPRATRLSGLEPFGVYPDSLFVNVGERCNVTGSRAFARLIRTGNYEAALQVARDQVEGGAQVIDVNMDEGMLDSEQAMTTFLNLIASEPDISRVPVMIDSSKWSVLEAGLKCVQGKSIVNSISLKEGEEVFRQRARTVRQYGAAVVVMAFDENGQADNYEKRIEICRRSYDILVNEVGFPAEDIIFDPNILTVGTGMEEHRNYALDFIEAVRWIKQNLPGALTSGGVSNISFSFRGNDVVREAMHSAFLYHAIRAGLDMGIVNPSQLAVYDEVPQDLLELVEDVLLNRRPDATERLVDFADTVKQKDKVEVVADAWRSLPVKERLQHALVKGITEFIDQDTEEVRQLVGRPLEVIEGPLMAGMNVVGDLFGAGKMFLPQVVKSARVMKKAVAYLEPYLLADKQSGDRQTAGKILLATVKGDVHDIGKNIVGVVLACNNFDIVDLGVMVPLERILDEAQKQQVDVIGLSGLITPSLDEMVYVAQEMEKRGLKTPLLIGGATTSRLHAAVKIAPNYSGPIVHVNDASRSVGVAAALLGSADAEYARTVREEYRQLREDYAGRQRDKNYLTIEAARENGFKADWAATPIVKPTFLGTRTLEDYDLAELATYIDWTPFFQTWELKGRYPRILEDPNVGEAATQLFQDAQKMLRQIIDEKLLTARAVIGFWPANTVGHDTVQVFTDDTRQTVATEFFTLRQQSEKAEGVPNLAFSDFVAPLETGRADYIGGFAVTAGIGIEKHLERFEAEHDDYSSILMKALADRLAEAFAERLHQRVREEFWGYDPAENLTNEDLIQEKYKGVRPAPGYPGCPDHTEKITLFNLLDAETATGIRLTENLAMYPASSVSGLYYAHPDSRYFGLGRIGQDQVADMAARKHMPLPELERWLMPNLNYEPAAVPVTAE, encoded by the coding sequence ATGCCGACCGTCCTCCCTGCCCCCGCCACTACGTCCCCCCTCCACGACATCCTGCGTCAGCGCGTGCTGATTCTCGACGGCGCCATGGGCACCATGATCCAGCGCCACACGCTCACGGAGGAGGATTTCCGGGGCACGCGCTTCGCCGACCACCCCAAGCCCCTGCGCGGCAACAACGACCTGCTCAGCCTCACCCGCCCCGACATCATCCGGGGCATTCACGACGAGTACTTCGCCGCCGGGGCCGACATGGTGGAAACCAACACCTTCAGCGGCACCACCATCGCCCAGGCCGACTACGCGCTGGAGCACATTGTATATGAGCTGAACTACGAGTCGGCGCGGCTGGCGCGGGAGTCGGCGGATGCCTTTACGGCCCTCACGCCCGACAAGCCGCGCTTCGTGGCGGGGGCCGTGGGGCCCACCAACCGCACCGCCAGCCTCTCGCCCGACGTGAACCGCCCCGGTTTCCGGGCCGTGACGTTCGATGAGCTGGCCACCGCCTACCTGGAGCAGGTGCGCGGCCTCGTGGACGGCGGCTCCGACGCGCTGCTCATCGAAACCATCTTCGACACGCTCAACGCCAAGGCCGCCCTGTTCGCGGTGCAGAAGTTCTTTGACGAGGGCGGCAAAGTGGTGCCCGTCATGATTTCGGGTACGATAACCGATGCCTCGGGCCGCACCCTGAGCGGGCAGACGGTGGAGGCGTTCTGGAACTCCATCCGCCATTTGCCGCTGCTGAGCGTGGGGTTGAACTGCGCCCTCGGCGCCGACCAGCTCAAAGTATACATCAAGGAGCTGAGCCGCATTGCCGACGTACACATTTCGGCCTACCCCAACGCCGGCTTGCCCAACGCCTTTGGCGGCTACGATGAGTCGGCCCAGGAATTTGCGGGCGTAGTGGAGGGCTACCTGGCCGACGGCCTCGTGACGGTGGTGGGCGGCTGCTGCGGCACCACGCCCCAGCACATCGGCGAGCTGGCCCGCCTGGCCGAAAAGTACGCGCCGCGCCTCTTACCGGAAGTGCCCAGAGCCACCCGTCTGAGCGGCCTGGAACCGTTTGGCGTGTACCCCGACAGCCTGTTCGTGAACGTAGGCGAGCGGTGCAACGTGACCGGCAGCCGCGCCTTCGCCCGCCTCATCCGCACCGGCAACTACGAGGCAGCCCTGCAGGTAGCCCGCGACCAGGTGGAAGGCGGCGCGCAGGTTATCGACGTGAACATGGACGAGGGTATGCTCGACTCGGAGCAGGCCATGACCACGTTCCTGAACCTGATTGCCTCGGAGCCCGACATTTCGCGGGTGCCCGTCATGATTGACTCCTCGAAGTGGAGCGTGCTGGAAGCCGGCCTCAAGTGCGTGCAGGGCAAGAGCATCGTCAACTCCATTTCCCTGAAGGAAGGTGAGGAGGTGTTCCGGCAACGGGCCCGCACCGTGCGCCAGTACGGCGCGGCCGTGGTGGTCATGGCCTTCGACGAGAACGGCCAGGCCGACAACTACGAGAAGCGCATCGAAATCTGCCGGCGCAGCTACGACATCCTAGTGAACGAAGTCGGTTTCCCGGCCGAGGACATCATTTTCGACCCCAATATCCTGACGGTGGGCACCGGCATGGAGGAGCACCGCAACTACGCGCTGGACTTCATCGAGGCGGTCCGCTGGATCAAGCAGAACTTGCCCGGTGCCCTCACCAGCGGCGGTGTTTCGAACATCAGCTTCTCGTTCCGCGGCAACGACGTAGTGCGCGAGGCCATGCACTCGGCCTTCCTCTACCACGCCATCCGCGCCGGCCTGGACATGGGCATCGTGAACCCCAGCCAGTTGGCCGTGTACGACGAGGTGCCGCAGGACCTGCTGGAGCTGGTGGAAGACGTGCTGCTCAACCGCCGCCCCGACGCCACCGAACGCCTCGTGGACTTCGCCGACACGGTGAAGCAGAAAGACAAAGTGGAAGTGGTAGCCGACGCCTGGCGCAGCCTGCCGGTGAAGGAGCGCCTGCAACACGCCTTGGTGAAAGGCATTACCGAGTTCATCGACCAGGATACCGAGGAAGTGCGGCAGCTGGTAGGCCGCCCGCTGGAGGTGATTGAAGGCCCGCTGATGGCCGGCATGAACGTGGTCGGCGACCTGTTCGGGGCCGGCAAGATGTTCCTGCCCCAGGTAGTGAAATCGGCCCGGGTGATGAAGAAGGCGGTGGCCTACCTGGAGCCTTACCTGCTGGCCGACAAGCAGAGCGGCGACCGGCAGACGGCCGGTAAAATCCTGCTGGCTACGGTGAAAGGCGACGTCCACGACATCGGCAAGAACATCGTGGGCGTGGTGCTGGCCTGCAACAACTTCGACATCGTAGACCTGGGCGTGATGGTGCCGCTGGAGCGCATCCTCGACGAAGCCCAGAAGCAGCAGGTGGACGTTATCGGCCTGAGCGGGCTGATTACGCCGAGCCTGGATGAGATGGTGTACGTGGCTCAGGAGATGGAAAAGCGCGGCCTGAAAACCCCGCTGCTCATCGGCGGCGCTACCACCTCGCGCCTGCACGCCGCCGTGAAAATCGCGCCCAACTACAGCGGCCCCATCGTGCACGTGAATGACGCCTCCCGCTCGGTGGGCGTGGCCGCCGCCCTGCTCGGCTCGGCCGATGCGGAGTACGCCCGCACCGTGCGCGAGGAGTACCGCCAGCTGCGCGAGGACTACGCCGGCCGCCAGCGCGACAAAAACTACCTGACCATCGAGGCCGCCCGCGAAAACGGGTTCAAAGCCGACTGGGCCGCTACGCCCATCGTGAAGCCCACCTTCCTCGGCACCAGAACTCTGGAAGACTACGACCTGGCCGAGCTGGCCACTTACATCGACTGGACGCCGTTCTTCCAGACCTGGGAGCTGAAAGGCCGCTACCCGCGCATCCTGGAAGACCCGAACGTGGGTGAGGCCGCCACCCAGCTCTTCCAAGACGCCCAGAAGATGCTGCGCCAGATCATCGACGAGAAGCTGCTCACGGCCCGCGCCGTCATCGGCTTCTGGCCCGCCAACACCGTCGGCCACGACACCGTGCAGGTGTTCACCGACGACACCCGCCAGACAGTAGCCACCGAGTTTTTCACCCTGCGCCAGCAGAGCGAAAAGGCCGAGGGCGTGCCCAACCTGGCCTTCTCCGACTTTGTGGCCCCGCTCGAAACCGGCCGGGCCGACTACATCGGCGGCTTTGCTGTCACGGCCGGCATCGGTATTGAAAAGCACCTGGAGCGGTTCGAGGCCGAGCACGACGACTACAGTAGCATCCTGATGAAGGCTTTGGCCGACCGCCTCGCTGAGGCCTTTGCCGAGCGCCTGCACCAGCGCGTACGGGAGGAGTTCTGGGGCTACGACCCGGCCGAGAACCTCACCAACGAGGACCTGATTCAGGAGAAATACAAAGGCGTGCGCCCCGCCCCCGGCTACCCCGGCTGCCCCGACCACACTGAGAAAATTACCCTGTTCAACCTGCTCGACGCCGAAACCGCCACCGGCATCCGCCTCACCGAAAACCTGGCCATGTACCCCGCCTCCTCCGTGAGCGGCCTCTACTACGCCCACCCCGACAGCCGCTACTTCGGCCTCGGTCGCATCGGCCAGGACCAGGTAGCCGATATGGCCGCGCGCAAACACATGCCGCTGCCGGAGCTGGAGCGCTGGCTGATGCCGAACCTGAACTACGAGCCGGCGGCGGTGCCCGTAACGGCAGAGTAG
- a CDS encoding endonuclease domain-containing protein: MDRRNEPDETPHPPAPSPKKERGSQTMDRSEVVLPQEKAFTTDKRQYGKLSLKDRSRAMRHAPTEAEEALWQLVRGNALGAKFRRQHSIDRYIVDFVSLRHKLILEVDGEGHYQPDQQDYDAGRTALLAELGYRLLRFSNAQVLTQPRRTIATIKLHLTSTAQ; the protein is encoded by the coding sequence ATGGACCGTCGCAACGAACCTGACGAGACGCCTCACCCCCCGGCCCCCTCTCCGAAAAAGGAGAGGGGGAGCCAGACGATGGACCGGTCAGAGGTTGTTCTGCCACAGGAAAAGGCCTTTACCACCGACAAGCGGCAGTATGGCAAGCTCAGCCTGAAAGACCGAAGTCGGGCTATGCGCCATGCGCCCACGGAAGCGGAAGAAGCCCTTTGGCAGCTGGTGCGTGGCAATGCACTGGGGGCTAAGTTCCGGCGCCAGCACAGCATCGACCGGTATATCGTGGATTTTGTGAGCCTGCGCCACAAGCTGATCCTGGAAGTTGATGGCGAAGGTCATTATCAGCCTGATCAGCAGGATTACGATGCTGGTCGCACAGCACTTCTTGCCGAGTTAGGCTACCGACTGCTGCGGTTTTCCAACGCCCAGGTCCTCACACAACCCCGACGAACAATAGCCACCATCAAACTTCACCTCACCTCAACTGCCCAATAA
- the metF gene encoding methylenetetrahydrofolate reductase [NAD(P)H] encodes MKVTEHLTRANGKTLFSFEVLPPKKGENIKNLFSNIEPLMEFKPPFIDVTYHREEYVYRQHPNGLLEKKTVRKRPGTVGICAAIKNRFDVDTVPHLICGGFSKEETENALIDLHFLGIDNVLALRGDPIKSEGSFKPDPDGHAYACDLIGQVSDLNKGAYLDEKQDDTWATDFCIGTAGYPEKHFESPNYGADLRYLKHKVDRGADYIVTQMFFDNEQFFAFEKRCREAGITVPIIPGLKPLTTKSQLTMLPRAFYLNIPEELADAVHLAPDNAAAREIGIEWCINQSRELMAHGVPCLHYYSMGKSESIRQVAAALF; translated from the coding sequence ATGAAAGTAACCGAACACCTGACCCGCGCCAACGGCAAAACGCTGTTTTCCTTCGAGGTCCTGCCCCCCAAAAAGGGCGAGAACATCAAGAACCTGTTCTCCAACATCGAGCCCCTGATGGAGTTCAAACCGCCGTTTATTGACGTGACCTACCACCGCGAGGAGTACGTGTACCGCCAGCACCCCAACGGCCTGTTGGAAAAGAAGACCGTGCGCAAGCGGCCCGGCACCGTAGGCATCTGCGCGGCCATCAAAAACCGCTTCGACGTGGACACTGTGCCCCACCTCATCTGCGGCGGCTTCTCGAAGGAGGAAACCGAAAACGCCCTCATCGACCTGCACTTCCTGGGCATCGACAACGTGCTGGCGTTGCGCGGCGACCCTATTAAGTCGGAAGGTAGCTTCAAGCCCGACCCCGACGGCCACGCATATGCCTGCGACCTGATCGGGCAGGTGTCGGACCTGAATAAGGGGGCGTATCTGGATGAGAAGCAGGACGATACCTGGGCTACGGACTTCTGCATCGGCACGGCCGGTTATCCTGAGAAGCACTTCGAGTCGCCGAACTACGGGGCCGATTTGCGCTACCTCAAGCACAAGGTAGACCGCGGCGCCGACTACATCGTGACGCAGATGTTCTTCGACAACGAGCAGTTTTTTGCCTTCGAGAAGCGCTGCCGCGAGGCCGGTATCACGGTGCCCATCATCCCCGGCCTCAAGCCGCTCACCACCAAAAGCCAGCTTACCATGCTGCCCCGAGCCTTCTACCTCAACATTCCGGAGGAGCTGGCCGACGCCGTGCACCTGGCCCCCGACAACGCGGCGGCCCGCGAAATTGGCATTGAGTGGTGCATCAACCAGAGCCGCGAGCTGATGGCCCACGGCGTGCCCTGCCTGCACTACTACAGCATGGGCAAGTCGGAGAGCATCCGGCAGGTGGCGGCGGCGCTGTTTTAA
- a CDS encoding tetratricopeptide repeat protein, giving the protein MNPDDLFARLREATAPTEIEALQNGIWQHWLTTHDHRLDKHLEVGMRAMAAGDYTLAIAEFDVLVQARPAYAEGWNKRATAHYLRGEYRASIRDVQQTLRLEPRHFGALAGWATMRRMLGDTAGALRLLRRLEKICPHQPGLQAQLRDLRDQLDNPES; this is encoded by the coding sequence ATGAACCCCGACGACCTGTTTGCGCGGCTGCGCGAGGCCACCGCCCCCACGGAGATTGAGGCGCTGCAGAACGGCATCTGGCAGCACTGGCTCACCACCCACGACCACCGCCTCGACAAGCACCTGGAGGTGGGCATGCGCGCCATGGCCGCCGGCGACTACACCCTGGCCATTGCCGAGTTCGACGTGCTGGTGCAGGCGCGGCCCGCCTACGCTGAGGGCTGGAACAAGCGTGCGACGGCCCATTACCTGCGTGGCGAGTACCGCGCCTCCATCCGCGACGTACAGCAAACCTTGCGGCTGGAGCCCCGCCATTTCGGGGCGCTGGCGGGCTGGGCCACCATGCGCCGCATGCTTGGCGACACGGCCGGGGCGCTGCGGCTGCTGCGCCGTTTGGAGAAAATCTGCCCGCACCAGCCGGGCCTGCAGGCGCAGCTCCGCGACCTGCGCGACCAGCTCGATAATCCGGAGAGCTGA
- a CDS encoding energy transducer TonB, with protein MKQSYFFAALCALWLLLLCPGASAQQRIRKSELESGEMDKGRKVGVWEYFSLTRDGRQVLVQRYDHTAGKLLFYRPIEDIPYEAEVSPGQWTRTRVQQPPLFVGGEAALAAYMAKLNYPMQAQNKNIQGKVLVSFAIDTLGRASGHKVLMGIGGGCDEEALRLCRTIPPQWIPARLAGRAVPVIYELPFTFRLQQR; from the coding sequence ATGAAACAATCTTACTTTTTCGCGGCGCTTTGCGCCTTGTGGCTGCTATTGCTATGTCCCGGCGCTTCGGCGCAACAACGAATTCGCAAAAGCGAGCTGGAAAGTGGCGAGATGGACAAAGGCCGCAAGGTGGGCGTCTGGGAATATTTCAGCCTCACGCGCGACGGCCGCCAGGTGCTGGTGCAGCGCTACGACCACACCGCCGGCAAGCTCTTGTTCTACCGTCCCATCGAGGACATTCCGTACGAAGCGGAGGTGAGCCCCGGCCAGTGGACCCGCACCCGCGTGCAGCAGCCGCCGCTGTTTGTGGGCGGCGAGGCGGCGCTGGCGGCCTACATGGCCAAGCTCAACTACCCAATGCAGGCCCAGAATAAAAATATCCAGGGCAAGGTGCTGGTGTCGTTTGCCATCGACACGCTGGGCCGCGCCTCCGGCCACAAGGTGCTGATGGGCATCGGGGGCGGCTGCGACGAGGAGGCCCTGCGCCTGTGCCGCACCATTCCGCCCCAGTGGATTCCGGCCCGCCTGGCCGGGCGCGCCGTGCCCGTCATCTACGAGCTGCCCTTCACGTTCCGGCTGCAGCAGCGCTAA